From the bacterium genome, one window contains:
- a CDS encoding HAD family hydrolase has product MTAMVAFGLCSPARAADPLPSWNEGKAKQAIVAFVERVTKPGKDYVRPEERIATFDNDGTLWTEQPLYFQFIFLIDQVKAAAPKHPEWKSNPAYQAIEKNDFQALAALGHKPVLELVAAANTGMSTEEYEKTIRSWIDTAKHPRFKRLYKDLTYQPMKEVLAYLRAKGFKTFIVSGGGIEFMRPWTEQAYGVPPEQVVGSSIELKYELRDGKPALIREPKIHFVDDGPGKPVGIFQHIGRRPIAAFGNSDGDLQMLQWTAAGNGPSLMMLVHHDDAEREYAYDRESKIGTLNKAWDEALAKGWTVISMKEDWNRIFGK; this is encoded by the coding sequence ATGACGGCAATGGTGGCCTTCGGCCTGTGCTCGCCGGCGCGGGCCGCCGATCCGCTGCCGTCCTGGAACGAGGGCAAGGCCAAGCAGGCCATCGTCGCCTTCGTCGAGAGGGTGACCAAGCCGGGCAAGGATTACGTCCGGCCCGAGGAGCGGATCGCGACCTTCGACAATGACGGGACGCTCTGGACCGAGCAGCCGCTCTATTTTCAATTCATTTTCCTGATCGACCAAGTGAAGGCCGCGGCTCCGAAGCATCCGGAGTGGAAAAGCAATCCGGCCTACCAGGCCATTGAGAAAAACGACTTCCAAGCCCTCGCGGCCTTAGGTCACAAGCCCGTGCTCGAGCTGGTGGCGGCGGCCAACACCGGAATGTCGACCGAGGAATACGAGAAGACGATCCGGTCATGGATCGATACCGCCAAGCACCCTCGCTTCAAGCGCCTCTATAAGGATCTGACTTATCAGCCGATGAAAGAGGTCCTGGCCTACTTGCGAGCCAAGGGCTTCAAGACCTTCATCGTCTCGGGCGGGGGGATCGAGTTCATGCGCCCTTGGACCGAGCAAGCCTACGGCGTTCCGCCGGAGCAGGTCGTCGGCTCCAGCATCGAATTGAAATACGAGCTGCGCGACGGCAAGCCGGCCCTGATTCGCGAACCCAAAATTCATTTCGTCGATGACGGTCCCGGCAAGCCGGTGGGGATCTTCCAGCATATCGGCCGCCGGCCGATCGCGGCCTTCGGCAATTCCGACGGCGACTTGCAAATGCTGCAATGGACGGCCGCCGGAAACGGGCCCTCGCTGATGATGCTCGTCCACCATGACGACGCCGAGCGTGAATACGCCTACGACCGCGAGTCCAAGATCGGCACCTTGAACAAAGCCTGGGACGAAGCGCTGGCCAAGGGTTGGACCGTGATCAGCATGAAGGAAGATTGGAATAGGATTTTTGGGAAGTGA
- a CDS encoding DUF1254 domain-containing protein, with the protein MVWKFRFRCLAALVLILAPTAGRAAETLNPNQIRAIAKEAYIYGFPLVDNYRVLYSYAVDKSGPEYKGPMNQIHNTARVYTPEDKAIQTPNSDTPYSTAILDLRAEPFVVSLPAIEKNRYYSVQMVDLYTFNFDYLGTRTTGNGGGDFLVAGPNWKGEAPKGIKKVSRAETEMVMLLYRTQLFGQADLEKVKKIQAGYKVTPLSAYLKQPAPPAPPAIDFIKPLTPADERKSLEFFNVLNFVLTLCPTVPSEVELRQRFAKIGVEPGKVLKVAGLSPQMEAGLKQGMADGQKAIEAQIASSTSSADFFGTREMLKNNYLDRAAGAQAGIYGNTKEEAFYVLYRTDGDKQPLDGSKADYTLRFAPGQLPPAKAFWSLTMYGAQDQLLVANPLHRYLINSPMLPELKKDPDGGTTLYIQAESPGKEKEPNWLPAPKGLFFAVLRIYLPKPEVLDGTWQAPPVVKVK; encoded by the coding sequence ATGGTTTGGAAATTTCGTTTTCGTTGTTTAGCGGCATTGGTTCTGATTTTGGCTCCCACCGCCGGCCGGGCCGCCGAGACGCTCAACCCCAACCAGATTCGCGCCATCGCCAAGGAAGCTTATATCTACGGCTTCCCGCTGGTGGACAACTATCGGGTTCTTTATTCCTACGCCGTCGACAAGAGCGGTCCCGAGTACAAGGGGCCGATGAATCAAATTCACAACACGGCCCGGGTTTACACGCCGGAAGACAAGGCGATTCAGACACCCAATTCCGACACCCCCTACTCAACGGCCATCCTCGATTTGCGGGCCGAGCCCTTCGTGGTCAGCCTGCCGGCCATCGAGAAGAACCGCTATTACTCGGTCCAAATGGTCGACCTCTACACCTTCAATTTCGACTATCTGGGAACTCGGACCACCGGCAATGGGGGAGGGGACTTCCTGGTGGCGGGGCCGAATTGGAAGGGCGAAGCGCCCAAGGGAATCAAGAAAGTTTCCCGGGCCGAGACCGAAATGGTCATGCTGCTATACCGAACCCAGCTCTTTGGCCAAGCCGATTTGGAGAAGGTTAAAAAAATCCAAGCCGGCTACAAGGTCACGCCGCTCTCGGCCTACCTGAAGCAGCCGGCACCGCCGGCACCGCCGGCCATCGATTTCATCAAGCCTTTGACACCGGCCGACGAGCGCAAATCGCTGGAGTTTTTCAACGTCCTGAATTTCGTCCTGACGCTTTGTCCGACCGTGCCCAGCGAGGTCGAGCTTCGCCAACGCTTCGCCAAGATCGGAGTGGAGCCGGGCAAGGTTTTGAAGGTGGCCGGGCTCAGCCCTCAAATGGAAGCCGGGCTGAAGCAGGGCATGGCCGACGGCCAAAAGGCGATCGAAGCCCAGATCGCCTCGTCGACTTCTTCCGCTGATTTCTTCGGAACCCGGGAGATGCTCAAAAACAACTATTTGGATCGGGCTGCCGGCGCCCAGGCCGGGATCTACGGCAACACCAAGGAAGAGGCCTTCTACGTTCTTTACCGGACCGATGGGGACAAGCAGCCGCTCGATGGTTCCAAAGCCGACTATACCTTGCGTTTTGCGCCGGGCCAGCTGCCGCCGGCCAAGGCTTTCTGGTCCTTGACGATGTACGGCGCCCAAGATCAGCTGCTGGTGGCGAATCCGCTCCATCGCTATCTCATCAACTCGCCGATGCTGCCGGAGCTCAAGAAAGATCCCGACGGCGGCACGACGCTCTACATTCAAGCCGAATCGCCGGGTAAGGAGAAGGAGCCGAATTGGTTGCCGGCTCCCAAGGGACTCTTCTTCGCCGTCCTCCGGATTTATTTACCTAAGCCCGAAGTGCTGGATGGAACTTGGCAGGCGCCGCCGGTCGTGAAGGTTAAATAG